Proteins from one Clostridium cellulovorans 743B genomic window:
- a CDS encoding CotS family spore coat protein — protein sequence MVDIKYKDKSALIKYHLDTALFDAYDLKVTDLYPIRKVFFLSTDKGEKILKRVDYTIDQINFLKEALDYINRSFKKTIKFTPASNGDLYVIFKGSCYVLLEVEPGNECDFSNPFHLITSSKGIAQLHKASIGFKSKFEKVRGKLDFITNVKRETNELKFFKTLVNKYEEKTKFDQTVLSEIDYYINQAKESVEFLEKWGYHTLCNDEEKVAICHNDLAYHNILIEKDEAYFIDFDYALIDLRVHDLCNFINKVLKNFAYDMKKAEIIIDSYNEISQLSSEEYAVLYGMLLFPQDFYLLCKDYYTRRKNWDEESYLYKLDRKLFEKEEREEFLKEFYGKYIQGASGS from the coding sequence ATGGTAGACATAAAATACAAGGATAAAAGTGCTTTAATAAAGTATCACTTAGACACAGCATTATTTGATGCATACGATTTAAAGGTTACGGATCTTTATCCTATTAGAAAAGTATTCTTTTTAAGTACCGATAAAGGTGAAAAGATTCTAAAAAGGGTTGACTATACTATTGATCAAATAAATTTTTTAAAGGAAGCTTTAGATTATATAAATAGAAGCTTTAAAAAGACCATTAAGTTTACTCCTGCGTCAAATGGGGATTTATATGTAATTTTTAAAGGTAGTTGTTACGTATTATTAGAAGTAGAGCCAGGAAATGAGTGTGATTTTAGCAATCCATTTCATTTAATAACTTCATCAAAGGGAATTGCTCAGCTTCATAAAGCATCTATAGGGTTTAAATCTAAGTTTGAAAAAGTAAGGGGAAAACTTGATTTTATTACAAATGTTAAAAGAGAGACTAATGAACTTAAGTTTTTTAAAACTCTCGTAAATAAATATGAAGAAAAAACAAAATTTGACCAAACGGTACTTAGCGAAATAGATTACTATATTAATCAAGCAAAAGAAAGTGTAGAATTCTTGGAAAAGTGGGGATATCACACTCTTTGTAATGATGAAGAAAAGGTTGCGATATGTCATAATGATTTAGCTTATCATAATATACTAATAGAGAAAGATGAAGCATATTTTATAGATTTTGATTATGCACTAATTGATTTAAGAGTTCATGATTTATGTAATTTTATAAATAAAGTCTTAAAAAATTTTGCCTATGACATGAAAAAGGCAGAGATAATAATAGATAGTTATAATGAAATAAGTCAGCTCTCTAGCGAAGAATACGCTGTACTTTATGGAATGCTTTTATTTCCGCAGGATTTCTATTTATTATGTAAGGATTATTATACAAGAAGAAAGAATTGGGATGAAGAAAGTTATTTATATAAATTAGATAGAAAATTATTCGAAAAAGAAGAAAGAGAAGAGTTCTTAAAGGAATTCTATGGAAAGTATATTCAAGGGGCTAGTGGAAGCTAG
- the pssA gene encoding CDP-diacylglycerol--serine O-phosphatidyltransferase translates to MFKKYIPNILTFINLSFGVISIIEILNKNFLGAAILIILAALVDRYDGRIARFLNVHSELGKELDSLADLISFGVTPAILLFVKYIPSDQILRVTGVIFILTYIICGCYRLAKYNVSEFDGTFTGIPITLAGSFLALFSLFVPSTRISIVLSNILIIVLAYLMVSKLKLKKI, encoded by the coding sequence ATGTTTAAAAAGTATATACCAAACATATTAACATTTATAAATTTATCATTTGGGGTTATTTCAATAATTGAAATTTTAAATAAAAATTTTTTAGGAGCAGCCATACTTATAATATTAGCTGCTTTAGTTGACAGGTATGACGGTAGGATTGCCAGATTTTTAAATGTGCATAGTGAATTAGGGAAAGAACTAGATTCTTTGGCAGATTTAATTTCCTTTGGAGTTACACCAGCTATATTGCTATTTGTTAAGTATATTCCTTCTGATCAAATTCTTAGAGTTACTGGAGTTATTTTCATACTGACTTATATAATATGTGGTTGCTATAGATTGGCCAAATATAATGTGAGTGAATTTGATGGTACTTTTACTGGAATACCAATAACACTTGCAGGTTCTTTTCTTGCATTATTTTCTTTATTTGTACCTAGCACTAGGATATCTATAGTTCTATCTAATATTTTAATTATAGTTCTTGCTTATCTGATGGTATCAAAACTTAAGTTAAAAAAGATTTAA
- a CDS encoding glycosyltransferase family 4 protein, with product MKVGFDSRPAKWYRGTGIGTYTYQLINWFNKIDKENQYTLFIPDDWDFNFAFKKNFTYENIKGNANDSFWDQVNIPNIIDDKKLSIYHVPQNGVGLPKEKNCPFIITLHDVIPYRMPQTCSERLVSIFNEELPRIIAECDAIITVSEFSKRDITRTLNFPAEKTFVTHLAAEDFYRPKGKSKSRAYIKRIYGIDGDFILYIGGYSPRKNIIGLIEAFSKVVHLYNRDVKLVIGGTKGRSYDRYKQRTIDLKIENKVIFTGFIPLRDMPIMYTAAKLFVYPSFYEGFGLPPIEAMACGTPVIASNLTSIPEIVEDAALLMDPYDVDELCSAMLLVLIDRKVRKELIIQGLKKAKSLSWKATAEKTIDIYKKITDIKLPPKELLECSTNLFLPSRRKKSK from the coding sequence ATGAAGGTTGGATTTGATTCTAGACCAGCTAAATGGTATAGAGGAACAGGCATCGGAACCTATACCTACCAACTGATAAATTGGTTCAACAAAATAGATAAAGAAAATCAATATACTCTCTTTATTCCAGATGATTGGGATTTCAACTTTGCTTTCAAAAAAAATTTCACCTACGAAAATATAAAAGGTAACGCCAATGATAGCTTTTGGGATCAGGTTAATATTCCAAACATAATCGATGATAAAAAGTTATCTATTTACCACGTTCCACAAAACGGTGTTGGTCTCCCAAAAGAAAAAAATTGTCCTTTTATAATAACTCTTCATGATGTAATCCCTTATAGAATGCCTCAAACTTGCAGTGAAAGGCTTGTTTCAATTTTTAATGAAGAGCTTCCAAGAATAATAGCAGAGTGTGATGCTATAATAACTGTTTCGGAATTTTCTAAACGTGATATAACACGAACCTTAAACTTCCCAGCAGAAAAAACCTTTGTTACCCATCTAGCTGCTGAGGATTTCTATAGACCAAAGGGAAAGAGTAAAAGCAGAGCCTATATAAAGAGGATTTATGGTATAGATGGCGATTTCATTTTGTATATTGGAGGTTATAGTCCAAGGAAAAATATTATTGGACTAATCGAAGCTTTTAGTAAAGTTGTACATCTTTATAACCGTGATGTAAAGTTAGTCATTGGTGGAACAAAAGGTCGTTCCTATGATAGATATAAGCAGAGAACCATCGATCTTAAAATAGAAAATAAAGTGATTTTTACAGGTTTTATTCCTCTAAGGGATATGCCTATTATGTACACTGCTGCAAAGCTTTTTGTCTATCCCTCCTTCTATGAAGGCTTTGGTCTTCCTCCTATAGAAGCAATGGCTTGTGGAACTCCAGTAATAGCCTCTAATTTAACCTCTATACCAGAAATAGTTGAAGATGCAGCTCTTCTAATGGACCCTTATGATGTAGATGAACTTTGTTCTGCTATGCTATTAGTTCTTATAGATAGAAAAGTTCGAAAGGAACTTATTATTCAAGGCTTGAAAAAAGCAAAATCCCTGTCTTGGAAAGCTACAGCTGAAAAAACCATAGATATCTATAAAAAGATTACAGATATAAAACTTCCACCTAAAGAACTTTTGGAGTGTTCAACCAACTTATTTTTACCATCAAGGAGAAAAAAGTCCAAATGA
- a CDS encoding CotS family spore coat protein, with translation MMREQEIERQFGIKIEAIKPNKGVYFLKTNKGNRCLKKINYGVQKLLFVYGAKEHLINKGFTKVDRYCLNVDGSIYASVNEDIYTLSQWIEGRECDFSNIDDLTLAAKAMAELHEASKGYDPPENSKLKTDIGRWPMLMEKRTKALDKMRDMARKKNMKTSFDLSYIKNYEEFKALGKEAKAILDSSIYPELCRIAEEDKSLCHHDYTYHNIIMDKDNNVNIIDFDYCKREIRAYDIAGFITKVCKRVNWDISYAKIIIDGYNSIKPIMRDEYKVIYSFLMFPQRFWRLSNRFYYNEVNWGQKVYDKKIEALIAELDSFRSFLNEFKECYVVNFEEETKES, from the coding sequence ATGATGAGGGAGCAGGAAATAGAAAGACAATTTGGGATTAAGATTGAAGCCATAAAACCTAATAAAGGCGTTTACTTTCTGAAGACCAATAAGGGAAATCGATGCCTTAAGAAAATTAACTATGGCGTGCAAAAATTGCTATTTGTCTATGGTGCAAAAGAGCATCTGATAAATAAAGGTTTTACAAAAGTTGATAGGTATTGTCTAAACGTAGACGGAAGTATATATGCCTCGGTTAATGAGGATATATATACCTTGTCTCAATGGATAGAAGGAAGAGAGTGTGACTTTTCAAATATAGATGATTTAACCCTAGCAGCAAAGGCAATGGCAGAATTACATGAAGCATCAAAAGGATATGATCCACCAGAGAATAGTAAACTTAAGACAGATATAGGAAGATGGCCTATGCTTATGGAAAAAAGGACTAAAGCCTTGGATAAGATGAGAGACATGGCAAGAAAAAAGAACATGAAAACCAGTTTTGATTTGAGCTATATAAAGAATTATGAAGAGTTTAAGGCACTAGGTAAAGAAGCAAAAGCTATACTAGATTCATCAATCTATCCAGAACTATGCAGAATAGCAGAAGAAGATAAAAGTTTATGCCACCATGATTATACATACCATAATATAATCATGGACAAAGATAACAACGTAAATATAATAGATTTTGATTACTGCAAAAGAGAAATAAGAGCTTATGATATTGCTGGCTTTATTACGAAAGTATGTAAAAGAGTAAATTGGGATATAAGTTATGCTAAGATAATAATCGATGGATATAATTCAATAAAGCCTATCATGAGAGATGAGTATAAAGTTATTTATTCATTTTTAATGTTTCCTCAAAGATTCTGGAGACTTTCAAATAGATTCTATTATAACGAAGTTAACTGGGGACAAAAGGTTTATGATAAAAAAATTGAAGCGTTAATAGCAGAACTTGATAGTTTTAGAAGCTTTTTAAATGAGTTTAAGGAATGTTATGTAGTTAATTTTGAGGAAGAAACAAAGGAATCATAA
- a CDS encoding TVP38/TMEM64 family protein, producing the protein MNRTKFVLIGKILLALLGGLAVVLIIKYLPYLIEITVSLDKFRDYIVSTGKFGVIMFVSFQILQTIIAPIPGEIIQVAGGYIYGTPLGLLYTILGILLGSIIAFYFTRLIGASFIEKLIKKKKSQLILDIMDSKRFSITLFIFFIIPGLPKDFLIYVAGLTPIKPAKFFGILLISRFPWLLASVSIGANIHYGNYISTIIISFVTLVIFVLVIIYKDKLISKLSQVRQINKSM; encoded by the coding sequence ATGAATAGAACAAAGTTTGTATTAATAGGAAAAATACTATTGGCATTATTGGGAGGATTAGCAGTTGTATTAATTATTAAATATTTACCGTATCTCATTGAAATTACTGTATCACTTGATAAGTTCAGGGATTATATAGTTTCTACTGGTAAGTTTGGAGTTATAATGTTCGTTTCTTTTCAAATACTACAAACTATTATTGCACCTATTCCTGGTGAAATAATTCAAGTTGCTGGTGGATATATATACGGTACGCCTCTAGGCTTATTATATACAATATTAGGAATATTACTTGGATCTATTATAGCTTTTTATTTTACAAGATTAATAGGAGCTTCTTTTATAGAAAAGCTCATTAAAAAGAAAAAATCTCAATTGATTTTAGATATTATGGACAGTAAAAGATTCTCTATTACTTTATTTATATTTTTTATTATACCTGGGTTACCAAAAGACTTCCTAATATACGTAGCAGGTTTAACACCAATTAAACCTGCAAAATTCTTTGGAATTTTACTTATTAGTAGATTCCCTTGGCTTTTAGCTTCTGTTAGTATAGGCGCTAATATTCATTACGGAAACTATATATCGACAATAATAATTTCATTTGTAACTTTAGTGATATTTGTACTTGTAATAATTTATAAAGATAAACTTATAAGTAAGCTATCACAGGTTAGGCAAATTAACAAAAGTATGTAA
- a CDS encoding sensor histidine kinase, which yields MNRKFLSTKLEVKLIISLIFSFIISVFIFLLAQTLGEKLLNNYFDKTSFLTNQKIQAISEFKTYVIDNNLSINDYDKIKSWTRKNKYVNLFIYKDNNLVYYPDKNNELTNYEQYKERPIFASDTLVDISFTDTNAKIYMECFFEYKYYYILIFFGVAISLFCFILLILFFINKKITYIGLLENEIKILEGGDLTYQITIDSNDELSSLAQSINDMRKSFIERLENEDEAKLANSELITALSHDLRTPLTALVGYLDIIEYKKYKTDEAFNQYIHNSREKAYQIKYLSDKLFEYFIVFNTCDVLELESFNGNELLEQLIQEQIFMLDNKGFLFNIVSCDTPFFLEVNLISIRRVFDNIFSNISKYADNSKAVKVNYYVENRKLFVTIENKINNLKPVASTGIGLKTCKKIIETHNGKIDARKTGNIFGVKITLNINI from the coding sequence TTGAATAGAAAATTTCTTTCTACTAAGTTAGAAGTTAAATTAATAATATCACTAATATTTTCATTTATTATATCTGTTTTTATATTTCTTTTAGCACAAACACTAGGTGAAAAGTTATTAAATAATTACTTTGATAAAACTTCTTTTCTCACAAATCAAAAAATTCAGGCTATATCAGAGTTTAAAACATATGTAATAGATAATAATTTATCAATAAATGATTATGATAAAATAAAAAGCTGGACTCGCAAAAATAAGTATGTGAATCTTTTTATTTATAAAGATAATAATTTAGTTTATTATCCTGATAAAAATAATGAATTAACCAATTATGAACAATATAAAGAAAGGCCAATTTTCGCAAGTGATACTCTTGTTGATATATCATTTACTGATACGAATGCAAAAATATATATGGAATGCTTTTTCGAATATAAGTACTACTATATTTTAATCTTCTTTGGTGTAGCAATATCATTATTTTGTTTTATACTTCTTATATTATTTTTCATTAACAAAAAAATAACCTATATTGGACTGCTTGAAAATGAAATAAAAATATTAGAAGGAGGAGATTTAACATATCAAATTACTATAGATAGCAATGATGAACTTTCCTCATTAGCTCAAAGCATTAATGATATGAGAAAATCCTTTATTGAAAGATTGGAAAATGAAGATGAAGCAAAACTCGCAAATAGTGAATTGATTACAGCATTGTCACATGATTTAAGAACTCCCCTCACAGCTTTAGTGGGTTATTTGGACATAATTGAATATAAAAAATATAAAACCGATGAGGCTTTTAATCAGTATATACATAATAGCAGAGAGAAAGCATATCAAATTAAATACCTATCCGATAAGTTATTTGAATATTTTATAGTATTTAACACATGTGATGTTTTAGAACTAGAATCTTTTAACGGAAACGAACTATTAGAACAACTAATTCAAGAACAAATTTTTATGTTGGATAATAAAGGGTTTCTATTCAATATTGTTTCTTGTGACACACCTTTTTTTCTTGAAGTAAATTTAATATCAATACGAAGAGTTTTTGATAACATTTTTTCTAATATTTCTAAATATGCTGATAATTCTAAGGCGGTTAAAGTGAATTACTATGTTGAAAATAGAAAATTATTTGTTACTATAGAAAACAAAATAAATAATTTAAAACCAGTAGCCAGCACAGGTATAGGTCTAAAAACATGCAAGAAAATTATAGAAACTCATAACGGTAAAATCGATGCTAGAAAAACTGGAAACATTTTTGGAGTTAAGATAACTTTAAATATAAACATATGA
- the yabG gene encoding sporulation peptidase YabG, whose translation MKIGDSVARKSHGKDLIFKIVGEKEVEGKIIYELSGLNIRILADSPEDDLEVVDEEMHGSIDQLFNKKVNETIKSIIMSRGDGPCTEPTDKERIKKKVKEVNKSPKDNELTFGRPGKILHVDGDPRYLNECMKVYKQLDLVAEGRVVAEKDQPNIIVQLVKETKAEIVVITGHDGIHKDVKDYQNINNYRNSKYFVESVARLRDYEPNYDNLVIFAGACQSYYEAILDAGANLASAPKRVLIHCLDPVFICEKIAYASIDKVVDIKTLLASTITGFEGIGGVQTRGKYREGYPRSFYK comes from the coding sequence ATGAAGATAGGAGATAGTGTAGCACGAAAATCTCATGGGAAAGACTTGATATTTAAAATTGTTGGCGAAAAAGAAGTTGAAGGAAAGATTATCTATGAGCTTTCTGGACTTAACATTAGAATACTTGCAGATTCTCCAGAAGATGATTTAGAAGTAGTAGATGAAGAAATGCATGGGAGTATAGATCAGTTATTTAATAAGAAAGTAAATGAAACGATTAAATCTATAATTATGAGTAGAGGCGATGGACCTTGCACTGAGCCTACCGATAAAGAAAGAATAAAAAAAAAAGTAAAGGAAGTTAATAAAAGTCCAAAGGACAATGAATTAACTTTTGGAAGACCAGGGAAGATACTACATGTAGACGGAGATCCTCGTTATTTAAATGAATGTATGAAAGTATACAAACAACTTGACTTGGTTGCTGAGGGGCGGGTTGTAGCCGAGAAAGATCAACCTAATATAATTGTCCAATTGGTAAAGGAAACAAAGGCTGAGATTGTAGTGATAACTGGCCATGATGGAATTCATAAGGATGTAAAAGACTATCAGAATATAAATAATTATAGAAATTCAAAGTATTTTGTTGAATCTGTAGCAAGATTAAGGGACTATGAACCTAACTATGATAATTTAGTTATTTTCGCTGGAGCTTGCCAATCATATTATGAAGCAATACTAGATGCAGGCGCAAATCTAGCTAGTGCACCAAAAAGAGTCTTAATTCATTGCCTCGATCCTGTATTTATTTGTGAAAAGATTGCTTATGCAAGTATTGATAAGGTGGTAGATATTAAGACTTTATTAGCTAGTACAATAACTGGCTTTGAAGGTATTGGTGGTGTTCAGACTAGGGGTAAGTATAGGGAAGGGTATCCGAGGTCTTTTTATAAATAG
- a CDS encoding response regulator transcription factor translates to MRNILIADDNDEIREIVGVLLESEGYNVIEAVDGEDAINKVDGSIDLIILDVVMPKKTGFKACIEIREKTSAPILFLTAKSQDSDKCMAFSAGSDDYLSKPFSYTELVSRVKALLRRYYVYKGKETIDVTGSIAINGLKISTTSNEVSIDDQEIVLTEIEYNILLVMSQNRKKIFSVQNLYESIWKEPYFYSCNNTVMVHIRNLRSKLELDPQNPKYIKTVWGKGYRIE, encoded by the coding sequence ATGAGAAATATCTTAATTGCAGATGATAATGATGAGATAAGAGAAATCGTTGGAGTTTTATTGGAGAGTGAAGGTTACAATGTAATAGAGGCTGTAGATGGCGAAGATGCTATAAACAAAGTTGATGGAAGCATAGATTTAATAATACTTGATGTAGTGATGCCTAAGAAAACAGGGTTTAAAGCATGTATAGAAATTCGAGAAAAGACAAGTGCGCCTATTTTATTTCTAACCGCAAAATCTCAAGATTCAGATAAATGCATGGCATTTTCTGCTGGAAGTGACGATTATCTCTCAAAACCATTTTCATATACAGAACTAGTATCAAGAGTTAAGGCATTGCTTAGAAGATACTATGTGTATAAGGGAAAAGAAACAATCGATGTAACAGGTTCAATTGCTATTAATGGATTGAAAATAAGTACAACATCAAATGAAGTTTCAATAGATGACCAGGAAATCGTTTTGACGGAAATCGAATACAACATCCTTTTAGTAATGTCTCAAAATCGCAAAAAAATTTTTTCAGTACAAAATTTATATGAAAGCATTTGGAAGGAACCATATTTTTATTCTTGCAACAATACGGTTATGGTTCATATAAGAAATTTACGAAGCAAATTGGAGCTAGATCCGCAGAATCCTAAATATATTAAAACAGTTTGGGGAAAGGGGTACAGGATTGAATAG
- a CDS encoding AI-2E family transporter, which produces MRASAKFILIALIIYLMRDLLNLVIFTFIFSYLMYNLQKHIASKLHLPRTVVIIVLYVVIIGLMGFIIFRYTPEIIEEVQIIYGEISKIEIPDSWSEYIEFLTKQINISKSYETFMNTVVITGKALLKGSLNLLISLILSMLFVLDIERVKKFLYKFKASKVSRIYNRLEYFGTNFINSFGKVIQAQFLIALVNSILSIIALWIMGFPQLIGLGFMIFVLSFIPVAGVIISLIPLSLIAFKIGGVTKLISVIIMIALLHSFESYVLNPKLISDKTSLPIFFIFAILILGKEFMGMWGLLLGIPLFIFILDILDVKIVEDSKKIKNVD; this is translated from the coding sequence ATAAGAGCTAGTGCTAAATTTATACTTATAGCTTTAATAATATACCTTATGAGGGATTTATTGAATTTAGTTATTTTTACCTTTATATTTTCTTATTTAATGTATAATTTACAAAAACATATTGCAAGTAAATTACATTTGCCAAGAACTGTTGTAATAATTGTTTTATATGTTGTTATTATTGGATTAATGGGATTTATTATTTTTAGATATACTCCTGAAATTATAGAAGAAGTCCAAATTATATACGGAGAAATATCAAAAATTGAGATTCCCGATAGTTGGTCTGAATATATAGAATTTTTAACTAAACAAATTAATATATCAAAATCTTATGAGACATTTATGAATACGGTTGTCATTACAGGTAAAGCTTTATTGAAGGGAAGTTTAAATTTATTAATTTCATTAATATTAAGTATGCTTTTCGTTTTAGATATAGAAAGAGTAAAAAAATTTTTATACAAATTTAAAGCAAGTAAGGTATCAAGGATTTATAATCGACTTGAGTATTTTGGCACAAATTTCATAAATTCCTTTGGAAAGGTAATACAGGCTCAATTTTTAATAGCATTAGTGAATTCTATTCTTTCCATAATAGCTTTATGGATTATGGGATTTCCACAATTAATAGGCTTAGGATTTATGATATTTGTATTAAGTTTTATACCAGTTGCTGGGGTCATAATATCCTTAATACCACTTTCTTTAATAGCATTCAAAATTGGTGGTGTAACTAAATTAATATCTGTTATTATAATGATTGCTTTGTTACATAGCTTTGAAAGTTATGTATTAAATCCTAAACTAATATCTGACAAAACTTCTTTACCAATATTTTTTATATTTGCAATACTAATTCTTGGGAAGGAGTTTATGGGCATGTGGGGGCTATTGTTAGGGATACCTTTATTTATTTTTATTTTAGATATTTTAGATGTCAAGATAGTAGAAGACTCTAAAAAAATCAAAAATGTAGATTAA